The following proteins come from a genomic window of Deltaproteobacteria bacterium:
- a CDS encoding TIGR01777 family oxidoreductase, giving the protein MRVAITGSTGLVGSEVVTALSAAGHEVVRLVRRIPAPGENAVRWDPVKGAIDAAGLEGLDAVIHLAGENVGSGRWTAARKAAIRGSRVNGTRFLCDALAGLARPPKTLVCASAIGYYGDRGEEPLTEESPPGTGFLAEVCREWEAASEAAARKGIRVVTLRIGVVLSSNGGALARMLPLFRAGLGGVIGGGSQYVSWVALDDLPLILLHALQCGDLIGPVNAVAPHPVTNRELTRALGKVLSRPTPLPVPTFALRLAVGREMADALLLASARVFPRRLEEIGYPFRFPELGGALRHLLGKGETP; this is encoded by the coding sequence ACCGCTCTTTCCGCGGCGGGACATGAGGTCGTGCGGCTCGTCCGCCGGATTCCCGCACCGGGGGAAAATGCGGTGCGATGGGACCCGGTGAAGGGTGCGATCGACGCGGCGGGGCTCGAGGGGTTGGACGCCGTGATCCACCTGGCGGGGGAGAACGTCGGCTCCGGCCGGTGGACCGCCGCGCGGAAGGCCGCCATCCGCGGCAGCCGAGTGAACGGGACGCGCTTTCTCTGCGACGCCCTCGCGGGGCTCGCCCGACCGCCGAAGACGCTCGTGTGCGCCTCCGCGATCGGCTATTACGGAGACCGGGGAGAGGAGCCGTTGACCGAGGAGAGTCCCCCCGGCACGGGATTTCTCGCCGAGGTCTGCCGGGAGTGGGAGGCGGCGTCCGAGGCGGCCGCGCGGAAAGGGATCCGCGTCGTGACCTTGCGGATCGGGGTGGTGCTCTCATCGAACGGGGGGGCGCTCGCGCGGATGCTCCCGCTGTTCCGGGCGGGGCTCGGAGGGGTGATCGGCGGCGGGAGCCAGTACGTCAGCTGGGTCGCCCTCGACGACCTTCCCCTCATCCTCCTCCATGCGTTGCAGTGCGGCGATCTGATCGGCCCGGTGAACGCCGTCGCGCCGCACCCCGTGACCAACCGGGAATTGACGCGGGCGCTCGGGAAGGTCCTGTCCCGTCCGACGCCTCTTCCCGTTCCGACCTTCGCCCTCCGCCTCGCGGTGGGGCGTGAAATGGCGGACGCCCTGCTGCTGGCAAGCGCGCGCGTGTTCCCGCGCCGTCTCGAAGAGATCGGCTACCCATTCCGCTTCCCCGAACTCGGGGGGGCCTTGCGCCACCTGCTCGGCAAAGGGGAAACCCCATGA